In Kribbella amoyensis, the genomic stretch GAACCTGAGACTGGACGGAGCGAAGATGTTCCAGGCGACCCAGAACAGGATCGTGCCGGTCATCCAGACCAGGAACTGACCGGTCCCGAGGAACCGGGCGATGCGCTCGGACAACCGGCCGAAGGCGTCGGCGTCGTACGTCGGCCGGCGGACGATGGTGCGGCGCAGTTCGCGCGGGATGTCGAGGCGGTCGGCGGCCCGGAGCCAGCGGCGCTCGTCGGTACTGCGGTCGTCACGGGGCACGGCGGTCCACCTCCTGCTGTTGGGATTCGCGCCAGTCCTCGGGGAGCAGGTGGTCCAGCACGTCGTCGACCGTGACCGCGCCGAGCAGCCTGCCCTCGTCGTCGAGCACGGGGGCCGCCACCAGGTTGTAGGTGGCGAGGTACTTGCTGACCGCCTGCAGGCTGTCGTCCGGCCGCAGCCCGTCCAGGTCGGTGTCGAGCACGCCGGAGACCAGCGCGGACGGGGGTTCGCGGAGCAGCCGCTGGATGTGGCCGACCCCGATGAACCGTCCGGTCGGTGTCTCCAGCGGTGGCCGGCAGACGTAGATCATCGCGGCCAGGGCCGGACTGAGATCCGCGTTGCGGACATGGGCGAGCGCGTCGGCCACGGTCGCGTCGGCCGGCAGGATCACCGGCTCCGACGTCATCAGGCCGCCCGCGGTGCGTTCCTCGTACGTGAGCAGCCGGCGGACGTCCTCGGCCTCGTCCGGTTCCATCAACGTGAGCAGCCGTTCGGCCGTGTCGGTGGGGAGCTCGGCGATGAGGTCGGCCGCGTCGTCCGGGGACATCTCCTCGAGCACGTCGGCCGCGCGCTCGGTGTCCAGGCCGGCCAGGATCTCCACCTGGTCGTCCTCGGGCAGCTCCTCCAGGACGTCGGCGAGCCGTTCGTCGTCCAGCGCGGCGGCGATCTCCTTGCGCCGTTTGGCCGACAGCTCGTGCAGGACGCCGGCCAGGTCGGCCGGCTTCATCGTCTCGAACGCCGCCAGGATGTGCTTGGCGCCCTGGCCCTCCTCGGTCTGCGCGATCCCGGTGACGTCGATCCAGTCCAGGACGTGCGACTGGCCCCGGCGGCGGAACCGTTTCGCGCCTTCGGTCACGGCGACCTTCGACAGTACCCAGTCCCGGTTGCGGACCTGCTCCATCGCCAGGTCGAACACCACCGCGCTCGCCCCGGTCTCCCGGATCGCGACCGTCTTGTCCAGCAACTCGCCGAGGACCAGGATCTCGGTCGGCCGCTGCTGGAAGCGGCGCATGTTCACCAGGCCGGTGGTGATCACGTGACCGGCGTCGACCGAGGTGACCCGGGTCATCGGCAGGAAGATCCGCCGCCGGGTGAACACCTCCACCACCAGCCCGAGAACACGGGGCGGCTGGTCGCCCTGCCGCAGCATCACCACCACGTCGCGGACCTTGCCGACCTGGTCCCCGTTCGGGTCGTACACCGGCAGACCCGCCAGCCGGGCGACGTAGACGCGCGACGGAGATCCACTCATGCCCTGAGGCTAACCTCCGGGCCCGCCCAGACCTCGGCACCGCGTCGGGCCGGACCGTACCGACTGCCGGTTCCGCCTGTCGGAAGGCCGTCACGGCCGTGGGTGCGGATCCGTAGACTTCCCACGGGTCGGCACCGGGGGATCGGCCGGGAACCTTCGAAACAGGGGCGGCGCATGCTGAGATCCACCGGGCTGGGGGCCGAGAACGAGGCCACGTATCTGGCCCTGGTCCGCCAGGGCCCGGCGTCCGTCCAGGAGCTCGCGGTCCGGGCCGGTCTGCCGGTCGACGAGGTGCTGCGGGCCGTCGACGCGCTGCAGAGCGAGGGATTCGTGCACCGGACCCCGCCGCCGCGCGAACTGGTCGTCCCGGTCCCACCCGAGTTGGCGGTCGAACGGCTCCTCCAGCGCCAGGAGGACGAGCTGGAGCGGATCCGGGCGGCGGCGTACCGGCTGACCGCCGAGGCGTACAACCAGGCCGGCAACCGGCGGACCGAAGAGCTGATCGAGATCGTCTCCGGGCAGACCGCGGTCGGTCTGGCGTTCGACCGGGTCCAGCGGACCGCCCGCAAGGAGATGCGCGAACTGGTCGCCCCGCCGTACGCGGCGACCGCCGAGGTGAACCGGACCCAGCTCGACCGGCAGGCCGCCGGCGTGGAGTACCGGGTGGTCTACGACAACTCGGCGTTGGCCGATCCACTGCTCGCTGCGAGTGCGGTCAGCCACGTCCGGGCGGGGGAGCAGGCGCGGATCGCGGACGCGCTGCCGACGAAGCTCGCGATCGCGGACCGGGAGGCTGCGTTGTTGCCGCTGGACTGGGCCACACCCGCCCACGACGCGGCGTTGCTGGTCCATCCGTGCAGCCTCCTGGATGCCCTGGTCGCGTTGTTCGAGACGGTGTGGAGCAGGGCGAGTCCGCTGTCGGTGACCGATTCGGACGGGCTGTCCGCCGAAGCGGCGATGTCGGCGGACGACCGGCACCTCCTGTCACTGCTGGTGGCCGGCCTGACCGATGAGGCGGCCGGTGCACGCCTCGGAATCAGCCGGCGCACGGTGGCTCGGCGGGTCCAGCTGTTGATGGAGCAGACGAACTCCCGCTCGCGTCTGCAACTGGGCTGGCACGCCCGCGAACGCGGCTGGCTGTGAGCCGGGGGAAGCCGCCCAGCGCTGGCCGGATTGGTCGTGTCAAGTTTGCGCCACCCGGATCGATGGCAGGGACGGGCCGGAACCGCATGTAATGCGGGGGATCCCTCGCGTCCGTCCCCATCCCCTGGAGCTCCCTTGTCCCCGACTCCTCCCCACCGGCGCGGTCTGCTCGCCGCCGGCGCCGCGGTCCTGGTCGTGGCGACCGCCTGGACGTCGACAGCCGGCGCCGCCCCCGCCGGTACGCCGTCGACGGCCGGCACCCTCTCCGCGGCGGCCATCGGTCCTGTTGCTCCGTCCGGTGGTGTGCCGCGCACGGTCACGCTCATCACGGGTGACAAGGTCACCGCGACCGTCCTGGCCGACGGGCAGACCACGGCGACGGTCCGCAAGCCCAACGGCGAACCGGCGGGCGCGCACATCATGGCCGTGGGCAAGGACACCTACGTGTACCCGGACGCGGCCCTGCCGTACCTGGCCTCCGGCGTGCTCGACAAGGGTCTCTTCAACGTCACCGAGTTGCTCGCCGACGGCTACGACGACGCACACAGCGACCACCTGCCGCTGATCGTCTCGTACACAGACGCAGCGACCAGGGCCCGCAAGCAGTCTGTACCGTCGGGTGCGCGCAAGACCCTGGAGCTGACCAGCATCCAGGGCGCGGCCCTCGCCGCCGGCCACGACGACGCGGCGGACCTCTGGGCTTCGCTCACCGGTAACGCGGCGGGTGCGACCGCACGGGGTACGAGCGTGGCCGGAGCATTGCAGGGCGGAATCGCCAAGGTCTGGCTGGACGGCAAGGTGAAGGCGACGTTGTCCGACACCACGGCTCAGATCGGGGCGCCGCAGGTGTGGCAGGGCGGTACCACTGGAGAAGGCGTGGACGTCGCCGTGCTCGACACCGGGATCGACGCGGCGCATCCCGACTTCGGCGGCCGCATCGACGCGACGGAGAGCTTCGTCCCCGGCCAGGACGTCACCGACCGGAACGGGCACGGGACCCACGTCGCGTCCACGATCGCCGGCACCGGTGCCGCGTCGAACGGTCAGGAGCAGGGGGTCGCGCCCGGCGCCGGCCTGCACATCGGCAAGGTGCTCGCCGACGACGGCAGCGGCCAGGACTCGTGGATCCTGGCCGGGATGGAG encodes the following:
- a CDS encoding magnesium transporter MgtE N-terminal domain-containing protein — protein: MSGSPSRVYVARLAGLPVYDPNGDQVGKVRDVVVMLRQGDQPPRVLGLVVEVFTRRRIFLPMTRVTSVDAGHVITTGLVNMRRFQQRPTEILVLGELLDKTVAIRETGASAVVFDLAMEQVRNRDWVLSKVAVTEGAKRFRRRGQSHVLDWIDVTGIAQTEEGQGAKHILAAFETMKPADLAGVLHELSAKRRKEIAAALDDERLADVLEELPEDDQVEILAGLDTERAADVLEEMSPDDAADLIAELPTDTAERLLTLMEPDEAEDVRRLLTYEERTAGGLMTSEPVILPADATVADALAHVRNADLSPALAAMIYVCRPPLETPTGRFIGVGHIQRLLREPPSALVSGVLDTDLDGLRPDDSLQAVSKYLATYNLVAAPVLDDEGRLLGAVTVDDVLDHLLPEDWRESQQQEVDRRAP
- a CDS encoding helix-turn-helix domain-containing protein; translation: MLRSTGLGAENEATYLALVRQGPASVQELAVRAGLPVDEVLRAVDALQSEGFVHRTPPPRELVVPVPPELAVERLLQRQEDELERIRAAAYRLTAEAYNQAGNRRTEELIEIVSGQTAVGLAFDRVQRTARKEMRELVAPPYAATAEVNRTQLDRQAAGVEYRVVYDNSALADPLLAASAVSHVRAGEQARIADALPTKLAIADREAALLPLDWATPAHDAALLVHPCSLLDALVALFETVWSRASPLSVTDSDGLSAEAAMSADDRHLLSLLVAGLTDEAAGARLGISRRTVARRVQLLMEQTNSRSRLQLGWHARERGWL